One genomic segment of Thermovibrio guaymasensis includes these proteins:
- a CDS encoding type IV pilus modification PilV family protein, which translates to MSLEKREGFTIIETLIALAISTIVFLGLLATLLYAKKYNMSKACQYEAVRILHEKLEELAKMDYAEVTSELNNGATNCQDALRKNYITRYIGNLKVKYGLYYDINENTDLQLKRINLEVCWKYQGKFHHVSGTTVIRNKE; encoded by the coding sequence GTGTCGTTAGAAAAGAGAGAAGGATTTACCATTATAGAGACCCTTATAGCTCTTGCGATTTCTACTATAGTTTTTTTGGGACTACTTGCGACACTTCTTTATGCTAAAAAATACAATATGTCTAAGGCTTGTCAGTACGAAGCTGTTAGAATACTTCACGAAAAGCTAGAGGAACTGGCTAAAATGGATTATGCGGAAGTAACTTCCGAGCTTAATAATGGAGCTACTAACTGTCAAGATGCCCTTAGAAAGAATTATATTACTAGGTACATTGGAAACCTTAAAGTTAAATATGGCCTTTATTACGATATAAACGAAAATACGGATTTACAGCTAAAGAGAATTAATCTGGAAGTCTGCTGGAAGTATCAAGGTAAATTTCATCATGTTTCTGGAACTACTGTTATTAGGAATAAAGAATGA